GCATATTTTTGCCAGGTAAACAATTCTGGCTCTTGACTTTATGCCTTTTCAATTTTATCCATATATCTTTCAGCTTTACATGGCTGTACCTCAgtggtttgttttcttttaaagaatTGTGCTTACCCAGTTGACCAGAAAGACAGTTGTGGAAGTACACCTTTAATGGATGCTTTAAGATCAGGTCATACTGACATTGCAAAGCTTTTACTGGACATTCAAAAGGTGATGATTTAATGGAGAATTTCTTACACATTAGACAAATTTATATGTAGGTGATTGAAAATTTGCCAAATCATGTGCAATGTTATGTTTTCTGCCTTCTGCTCCTCTGTAAATAATATACTATCTGCCAcgttattaaattatattttacttttttaaagtcCATTTAATTTATGAGTAATCATAATATTTATTTAAGGTTTTTGGTTGGGAGTCGGTTTCCTATAAGGAAAAGTTTCTTAAGCAATATGAATTATATTGGAAAAAACAATTACAGCAGAAATATAACATTTTCAGCCTGTAACTAACAAAATAAATGCTAGGTATGATGGGATTGGTCTCATGTtcattgattttaattaaatgtttccAGGCTGATGTAACCTCAGAAGATAATGTAGGTTACCAGGCACTCCAATCAGCCTGCCAAGCAGGATGTATAGAATCTGTCAGGTTCCTTATAGATGCTATTAGTTTGTCACCAGATACAGTGTCCTCTAGAGGATTTACACCTTTATTAGTGGCTTCAAAGGTAAAATTTTTCATATGGTTTATTTTCACATGTTTTGTCACAATATGACATAATTTTTATGATGTAATCTATGATATTTCGTTCTTTTCAGTTGTAACCATGGAGATATATATTCTGACAAACTAAAaccttttaagctcacctggcccaaagggccaagtgagcttttcccatcactttgcatcTGGCgtcgttaaattttacaaaaatcttctcctctgaaactactgggccaaattgatccaaacttggccacaatcatctttggggtatctagtttaaaaaatgtgtccggtgactcggtctaccaaccaagatggccgccacggcaaaaatagaacataggggtaaaatgtagattttggcttataactctaaaatcaaagtatttagagcaaatctgacatggtgtaaaattggatctatctgccctgaaatttacagaccaatcggacaacccgttgttgggttgctggccctgaattggtaattttaaggacattttgctgtttttggtaattatcttgaatattgttatagatagagataaactgtaaacagcaataatgtacagcaaagtaagacctgaaaagaagtcaacatgaccaaaatggtcaattgaccccctaaggagttattgccctttatatagtcattttttaacaattttcacaaaatttgtaaaattttactaacattttccactgtaactactgggccaagttcattatagatagagataattgtaagcagcaagaatgtacagtaaagtaagatctgcaaacacatcaccatcaccaaaccacaattttgtcttgaatccatctgtgtcctttgtttaatattcacatagaccaaggtgagcgacacaggctctttagagcctctagttacaaATTTGCATAAAACACATTGATAAATGAGGTTCAAGCAAAAAAACATTGACATAAAAATTGCAAACACACTGCTAGAAAATAACCTTATCAAAGGACACTAAAAAGTAGTCAGTAAAAAGGCCCTGCAGAAAATCTTGCAGAAGAACCTTATTAATTGAATGTAAAAGGAAAATAATCTTATGAATTCTTGATCAAATTTATTTTGTCTAATACTTTTCAAACATGTTTAAAGTTTGGAGTAAACGGGTCCAAGCGTAAGCAGTAACAATAATATACTTTATTTGGAAACACTCAGACACATATTTACATGTGCAACAAGAGGCAAAATACATAGTCATTATTATGGTTATACAAAACAATgttaatatataaacatttatcgCACCACGGCCAAATTATCacattgtgattggtttaacgccatCAATGGGgacccctatgagaccgtaggggttagtaaatttcatagggggttcatgacgggGTAATGGTGATGTCatttattaatgttgttgtgtttcattgattatttttcaacaaaacgcagcagaaaaagtccagcatgCGATAAATTTGTTATACGATTAACTACTGGGgacccctacggatccatagagggtgaataaaatccataggggattgGGCCTctggcctcaccccctatggattttactaaccctctatggatccgtagggggtcagtagcataccatataacttataataagttgcaatattttaactaatttctTAAAAGCAAATAAGTTTCTGACTTTTACAAATTTACCTTAAAACTGAATTTTTTAGTCCAAAACTCTCAATGACAAgtcagatatttataaaatccCATCAACAGTATAAAGTTTGAAGTAAATATACCAAAGCATACTCTAGTTTACTAGTAAAATCTTATGGAATAAATCAGTTAGTACCAAGGTATATGACCATCCTTCAAGTAGGCATGGTTTTTTAATACAATGGAAATTGAAactatagtatttttttatttcagttgttttccTTATTTCAGGAAGGTCAGATTGATACTGTAAGGTTTCtgttatgttttttatttttttcaggaagGTCAGACTGATACTGTAAGGTTTCTACTGTCTGCAGGTGCTGATGTAAATCATACAGATACAATGGGAAGAACAGGTACATGGATAAATATTATCATCATCTCTCTTAAACTAGCATTAGAGTGTTAACGaattaaagttcaaattaaatTGACACTAAGATTTTTGTTAGATTTAGAAATTGCCTATTTACTATATTGTGACATATATATAcgcatggaaaaaagtattgcaacaccttgattttttaaaccttgaaaaatcagcctcttattttggatggaatatgataaaatagttgtaaaataatattgaaacatatagttaatgattacattggcattaaaacgaaaaaaaaaattatgaaaaaaaaagttttatctaaccacaattttgataataaaatgaagtgtttttgcacaaaaaaaatgcattttacaacttttactgtagtcgaactttacagtgtcagacatttcaaaattaatcttaagatgattgttgACATCATGATGAATCGTtttacgccaaagaattagtactttgtgcgcagcctccattcaaacggtaACCGtctcttaacgtcttctgattcctgctatcagtcgactaatttgttgctaaggtagcagcaaccgtTCCCGGTAAAGGGCATTGTTTGTTTCATGACGTGTTCAAACTGGGGTGTTCTTTCTCGCACTTTACGCCCAACAGTGTCTCAAATATGCTCTATATGGTTCAAATctgggctacgatcgggccaaggaagataaaccgaattccattggagcaatggatcttcctccacgatgctaatttcaaACTTTGACGAGCTCTGCACTATAGCACTATATTTGATACgggcaactgtgtgtctgtttgtaAGCAAAGGTCTCCCAAATGGTATTAGCGCACGATAACAGTATTGATGAtttgatctcgaacagttcttgtttaaagacTCCTGTATgaccaccactctctttttagggttgtattgtttgcaatggatttccttctgaccaaccttcattatgcttgattttccctagcagatgttatagggggtcttcttgatctcgtaaggtctttaacatcgtttgttgcctgatttttattctcaaaatgacttatagtggaatggtgatgaccaacaatacgtgcaattgtcacagcgacatacctgcttcccTCATGCtaataatctgccatcttgctgcagttaagagttgcggatgaccaattacaaggtgtcaatcacataactttataaacttgattattttttaaacgtgtcgaaaacaatgaggataaaaacatttgttttgttgtttacgagtacagtagctgcatgtgcagacaAGAACTTATcaagtcgatatttattgattaaactcaagtgaaatttaaataatgtttaacttgttgtatttcaacaaattatatcaccaaaaaataaagagtgtctctttaatttgaatttcaatgtggtgttgcaatacttttttttgaaaattgaaaaatcagcTATTTGGTATTAACATAAGCTTAGTGagtattttttcatgttttgtttggTTTCAGTCTTATAACAATTAAATCAATACATCCTTTTTATTATATCAGGaaattttttgcttaaaaattCTTAATATCACATGATTTATTAGCCTCATTGATAGTAAATGTTATGGACACTATTATGGTGTAGATGTAAATAAAGACTTGGtgaaaatttatatttgatttgttggTCACTGCTCATTGTTAATATTTACATTAAATGCATATAGTTCAGATAAGCAGAGAtttgtaatttagtaatttttcTTGCATAAGTTATATTTTAAGTTTGATTGTATATATTCTTCTTTAGATTATTATTAATGTGCCACTTATGCAAATTgagtaaatgttttcttttacaattgCCTGTTATTAATCATTAATGTCAGATTATTTGTTATTATGCATAAAAATTTGCCAAAAGAAAGATAAATGTTTTGCTACCTTCTGGCAAATATTATGTTCACAAGCAGTCGGTATAATAATTCAAATCATACTGTAAGTTTGCTACGGTGAATTGTGAAAGTTGTTGTTAGTTTTGATTCAAAGTTTATAAGAGAACAGTTTAAAAACCTTATCCAATATCAGGTTATGTGAACCATTTACAGAGAATTAATGACGAGGTTTCATAGCATACAGTGACAGTATATGAAGCTTTAGATATAGTAATGCTGGAGATTTGTATTCACTAAGTATGTATGATAATGATTCTTTCTTTATTACAGCACTTCACATTGCCAGTGGAGGTCAGCATGCAGACACAGTTAGGCTTCTTCTGGAACATGGTGCAAAAATGCTGAACGATAAAACTGGTACTGCTCCAGATAAACTAGCCAGAAAAGACATTGTTAAAGATGTATTCAAAAGTCATGGGAAAATAacttgaaacaaataaaataatttaaactgcTGTGTATTTTTAGTAGTTTCAAGACTAGGTGTATTCTACCTTAAAATATGTGATAGACTTGTTTAAATCAATGAGTCTTTTATGCTGAATTATATTGGGCATACATGAAACAAGTTTGAAGAAATAGATAATGTTATGGTATGCAGGTTAGAGGCAGActcgcaaacatgtttaaccccgtcacatttcatagtgcctgtcccaagtcaggagcctataattcagtggttgttattttttgtctgtcatatttgtttttaagaaaTCGTATTGTTGTAAAGTAGGTTGTTAGCTTTCTCATTTAAATTGGTAAACAAAATTTAAGAAGCTAATTTTAGCAGTGACTGGATGACTTATCTTTGCAAATATATGCTTGTGTGTGTATGACATTTGCaccaattttaaaaatattatttttttcatttgtgccaaaacaaaacttttatttgcgtcaaattttaaattttcattttgtttgatgtgtttgagcttttgattttgccatttgataagggactttcaaattaaattttcctCAGGGatcagtagttttgtgatttcCCTTTTTACACCCACTTGAGATAAGATCTGATACAATTTAGATAATTACCATTACTAGTGATCACCTAACATAGTAGGTAAGTGGTGTTAAATGAATCTATACATACATGTCAAACTTATTGATTTAAACACTTCTGTTGTGATGAGATGAATCTTCACATAAAACCAGatactccgcagggcgcagctttatacgaccgcagttcgaaccctgaacagcaGGGGGAAGTATGTAcataacattcaagcttgatacagctctgaatttcgattgtgattaaatagttgacatagaatgaatgtggtctaatgaattgaaaaaattcaaatttacctataatggtccaatccaaaatctaaatacatggattgaatcagcatatcaaagaaccccaagaactcaatttttgatgaaatcaaacaaagtttaattttggacccttttgacctcaatgtggaccaatttgattaCCGGGCCCAAAAAGGAAAAATGTTAATACATTAGATTAAGCATACCAAAGAAcccatacattcaatttttgttgaaatcaaacaaggtTTAATTTTgtaccccaatttggaccaacttgaaaactgggcccataatcaaaaatcttaatacacGTTTAGGTTCAATGAACCCcaggaattcaatttttgttaaaatcaaacttagttttattttggacccttttgaccaaaatgtagaccaatttgaaaacgggaccccaaattaaaaatctaaatacacagttacattcagcatatcaaagaacctccgTACTataatttttgctgaaatcaaacaaagtttaatttaggaccctttcgcgaaacgtgcgtctggcatactaaattatgatcctggtacttttgataactattggacctcatgtggaccaatttaaaaatggggaccaaattccaaaaacttaattcacggttagattcagcatatttaaGATCCCCAAGATTTCAAGAATAacccccattgaaattggtcaagaaataagcaatttatacaaagtaatagaaaagtattgtttttggcccctttttggccctcaATTCCTAAGCAGTTTGGgcaataacccccaaaatcaaccccaaccttcctttttgggaatggaaccttgtagtacaatttcagaaagatccatacacttaaacacaagttattgtctccaaactagaaaaaaatacttattttgacccctttttatacgactgcaaaaattttcaatttttcgtcgtatattgctatcacgttggcgtcgtcgtctacGTCGTCCggatacttttagttttcgcactctaactttagtaaaagtgaatagaaatcaatgaaattttaacacaaggtttatgaccacaaaaggaaggttgggattgattttgggagtttttatcccaacattttaggaattacgggccaaaaagggcccaaataagcattttcttggttttcgcacaataacttaagtttaagtaaatagaaatctatgaaatattgacacaaggtttatgaccacaaaaggaaggttgggattgattttgggagttttggttctaacagtttaggaattaggggccaaaaagagcccaaataagcattattcttggttttcgcacaataactttagtttaagtaaatagaaatcaatgaaatttaaacacaaggtttatgaccacaaaaggaaggttggtattgattttgagagttgaggtctgaacagtttaggaatgaggggccagAAAGGGgtccaagtaagcattattcttggttttcgcaccataactttagtttaagtaaatagaaatctatgaaatttaaacaaggtttatgaccagtaaaggaaggttgggtttgattttgggagttttggtcccaacagtttaggaataaggggcccaaagggtccaaaattgaacttagtttgatttcatcaaaaattgaataattggggttctttgatatgccgaatctaactgtgtatgtagattcttaatttttggtcctg
This sequence is a window from Mytilus edulis chromosome 1, xbMytEdul2.2, whole genome shotgun sequence. Protein-coding genes within it:
- the LOC139493504 gene encoding ankyrin repeat domain-containing protein 16-like; translation: MHEIDTNDIFKAAQQGNINLFKDLGKKELSSWLHKTYPKSGDTVLHYACRFGHLELVKVLLDNGADLESSNFDGKRALHEAAQYDRLGCVQYLLSYGAQMDSLKRADWTPLMLACTKSNLSIIQALLDSGADQTLRNKDGWNCFHIATREGHEDILDFLHSKNSEVWDTCSKNGRSPLHTAALHGCTSVVCFLLKNCAYPVDQKDSCGSTPLMDALRSGHTDIAKLLLDIQKADVTSEDNVGYQALQSACQAGCIESVRFLIDAISLSPDTVSSRGFTPLLVASKEGQTDTVRFLLSAGADVNHTDTMGRTALHIASGGQHADTVRLLLEHGAKMLNDKTGTAPDKLARKDIVKDVFKSHGKIT